A single window of Ananas comosus cultivar F153 linkage group 17, ASM154086v1, whole genome shotgun sequence DNA harbors:
- the LOC109722870 gene encoding homeobox even-skipped homolog protein 2-like — protein sequence MPAPISAIKENPEIGKERSRSSSKSRKDGARQKLESPPKAPMECLKNRTPGRGKRFRSPYDLRPRWGRKNKADDAIADASQPRRSGHPPAPRPLNIYEENVEEYDRPKAGLFAGDSFMKSDELHNMVIQICEDVPPISSLPEVPAAGAPVAATVTDVPAKEEPAATEAAEPDTAGVTFVATVDEKEAAGAADEEKKCGGGGGSGGCGGGKGGGGCSAGGG from the exons ATGCCCGCACCGATCTCGGCCATTAAGGAGAATCCCGAAATCGGGAAAGAACGGTCGAGATCTTCTTCGAAATCTAGAAAGGATGGGGCACGCCAAAAACTAGAGAGTCCGCCAAAGGCTCCCATGGAGTGTCTTAAAAATCGCACGCCGGGGAGGGGCAAACGATTTCGAAGCCCGTACGATCTCCGACCTCGCTGGGGACGAAAGAATAAAGCCGACGACGCAATCGCCGAC GCTTCGCAGCCGAGACGGAGCGGCCACCCGCCGGCGCCTCGGCCACTCAATATATATGAAGAAAATGTCGAAGAATATGACCGTCCAAAAGCTGGTCTTTTCGCAGGCGACTCCTTTATGAAAAGCGATGAA ctgCATAACATGGTCATCCAAATATGTGAAGACGTGCCCCCGATATCTTCACTACCAGAGGTGCCGGCGGCGGGGGCACCGGTGGCGGCGACGGTAACAGACGTTCCGGCGAAAGAGGAGCCGGCGGCAACTGAGGCGGCGGAACCGGACACGGCGGGGGTAACTTTCGTGGCGACGGTGGATGAAAAGGAAGCGGCGGGAGCGGCAGATGAGGAGAAAAAATGTGGCGGTGGAGGCGGAAGTGGAGGCTGTGGTGGAGGAAAAGGTGGAGGCGGCTGCAGCGCCGGCGGAGGATGA